CTGCTGCAGGGCGATCTGGAAGTGATGGCCCGGCACCGCCTCGTGATAGGTCAGGGTCGGCAGGGTGAATTTCGGCCATTCGGCCGTGTCGCGCAGGTTGATGTAATAGGCGCCGGGCCGCGAGCCATCCAGCGCCGGGCCCTGATAGTAGCCGCCGGGCGCGCCGGCCTCGATGTCCTTGGGCACCCGCCGGATGTCGCAGGCCGATTTCGGCAGGCGGCCGAAATATTCCGGCATCCGGGCCATGCAGGCATCCATCTGCACGTTCAGGTCGGCGATCAGCTGTTCCTTGGCCTCGTCCGTATTGGAATAGACCTGACCCGGCAGGTTCGCGATCGAGGCGATGCGCTGGCCCACCGTGCCCTCGGTCAGGCCCTGGGCCCGCAGCAGGACATCGGCGCGCGCCGACAGTTCGGCCACCTGTTCCAGGCCCATCTGGTGGACCTCTTCGCCGGTCATGTCGGTGGTGGTGAAGAATTTCAGCCCATAGCCATAATAGCGGTCTCCGCCCTCCAGACGCCACACCCCGGCATCGTGGGTGGCATTGGGACGCTGGGCCGCCAGGGTGTCGCGCTGACGCTTCAGGGCCGGCAGGACCGTTTCATTGACGATGGCGAGCGCGCGTCCGGCCCAGTCGCCCTCCAGCCCCTTGTCCGCCGCCCGGCGCGCAACCGAGGTCACCAGGGTCATTCCGGCGGGATCGGCGTTCAGCATGGCGTCCATCTGGACCGTCGTCTTGTCGATGACGAAGTCCGGCGGCACGGCCCCGGCCGCGAAATCGGCCAGCATCCGCTCGGTCTCCTGGTCGAACGCCGTGCCCATGGCCGACAGACGCGACAGATAGGCCTCAGCATCCTCGGCGGTCTCGATCGTGTGCTGGCTGTCCAGGAAATCGGGCAGGGAGCGATAGGCCCCGCTCAGCTGGCTGACCGTATAGGGCGAGGGGAACAGACCGCCGCCATAGGGAAAGGCCTGCCCTTCCTGGGCGGTGTCACCGAAGAATTTGACCGAGTCGTAGTGGATCTTCGACGCGCTGGAGAGGGTGGAGCGGTCGATGGCGTTCAGCTCGGCCATCAGGCCGTTGAACTCGATCTTGTCCGCCTCGATCTTGGCCAGCGACCGATCGTCCAGACGCGACTTCATCACCGCTGCCGGGCCCTTGTCGAGACCCAGGCTGGTCAGGGTTTCAGGCGAGGTCATCAGCATCTGGCGGACGATCTTGTCCATCACCGCCGTCAGAGCCGCATCACCGGACGATGCGGTGGCGGCCGGCGCCGTCTGGGCCAGGGCCTGACCCGAGGCGGCAAAGCTGGAGGCGGCGATGGAAACGGCGAGGAAACGGCGGCGGTCGAACATGAAATGAGAACTCCTGATCAGCCGTCATCGAAGCGCGGCCGTCGTTGATTGGCAAGTTACCGATCCGTCAGAGGCCAATGTCCGCTCCCCTCCGCAGCATGGGAGGAAACTCAACTCTCCTCTCCATCGCCCGGCGATGGGGAGGTGGCGCGGCGGCCACTGGGCCGCCGTGACGGAGGGGGCGACCCTGGCGGAAGACGCTCCAGCGCCGTCCTGCCGATGAAGTCGAGGACATGGGGAAGTTCGTCCCTGACGTCTCGCGCGGTGATGCGGATCACGCGGATGTTGCGCGTCGCCAGCCCCGCCGATCGCCGCCGGTCCAGTTCGGCCCGTGGATGCGCCGTGCCACCTCCCCATGCCAAGTCATGGGGAGGAGAAATCAGGCTCAGGCCGTGCGCAGCTGCTGCTTGACCCGCTCGGCCAGGGTCTTGATGTCCAGCGGCTTGGGCAGGAAGGACACGCCCGCCTCGTCCTGCAACAGATCCGAGAAGTCGCTTTCGGCATATCCGGAGATGAACATCACCGGGGCATCCCCCAGGAAGGGCCGCGCCTTCTTCAGCAGAGAGGGACCGTCCAGCCCAGGCATGATCACGTCAGAGATCAGCATATCGATCCGGCCCGCCCATTCTTCGGCCAGGACCAGGGCCTCCTCGCCGTCACCGGCTTCAATCACCTCATAGCCGCGCTGACGCAGCAGGCGGGCTGCGATCTTGCGAACCGCCGGTTCATCCTCGACGAACAGGATGCGCCCGGCCCCGGACAGGTCGCGCGGGGCCTTGATCTTGACCTCGACCGGGGCGACCTCGGCCAGCTCGGCCTCTGCGGCTGCCGGCAGGAAGATGCGGAACACCGCCCCGCCCGTTTCGGCATTGGTCACCCCGATATGACCGCCGGCCTGCTGCACGATGCCATAGACGGTGGCCAAGCCCATGCCGGTGCCCTCGTTCACCGCCTTGGTCGTGAAGAAGGGCTCGAAGATCTTGTCCAGCAGCTCGGGCGGCACGCCCGGCCCGGTGTCGGCGACCTCGATCAAGGCCACTTCGATATCGACCGGGGCGTCCATCCAGCCCTGGCTGCGGGCCTCGTCGGGCGACAGGCGGCGCGTGCGGATGGTGACGACGCCCGCCCCCGGCTCGACCACGCCGCGCATCGCGTCGCGGGCATTGACGGCCAGATTCATCACCGCCGTTTCCAGCTGGCTCTTGTCCGCCAGCACGACCGGCAGATCGCGGCCATAGTCGGTTTCCAGCCGCACGTCCTCGCGCAGCAGGCGACGCAGCAGCACGGCGAACTCGCCCACCAGTTCGCCCAGGTCCAGCCGTTCGCGCCGCACGGTCGACTTGCGCGAAAAGGCCAGCAGCTTGCGGACAAGGTCGGCGGCGCGGATCGCCGTCTGGCGGATCTCGTTCAGCCCGTCATAGGAGGGGTCGCCCACCGGATGCCGTTCCAGAAGGTCCGACAGCTGCAGCTGGATGGTGGTCAGAAGGTTGTTGAAGTCGTGCGCCACCCCGCCCGCCAGCTGGCCCACGGCCTGCATCTTCTGGGCCTGGAACAGCTGCACCTCCATCGACTTCTGCGAGGACACGTCGAACAGCCATATCCGCCGGGCCTCGCCCTCGGGCGCGACATACAGGTGCAGCATCCGGTCGGGATGGGCGCGGGCCACCAGTTCAATCGGGCCGGACGACCCGGCCGCCAGCTTGGTTCGCGCCTCGGTGACGCCGCCCGGCTCGAACAGATGGCCAAAGGCCGCGTCGCGAGAATGGGCCGGGCCGGTCAGGGCCCCCAGGGCCGCATTGGGCGCTTCCACCCGCCCGGCGAACAGGTCGGCATGGGCGATGACGCAGGACCCGAACGGCGCCCCCGCCGCCATGGCCCGGCCATCAGCGCCGGACGACGGGCTTACCACCGGGGCGGACGGCACCACGGCCACCTCGACCTCGGGCGCGGCGCGGACCAGAAACCGGCCCTCGCCCGCCTGTCCGATCAGGACCTCGATCTCGCGCTCGCCCACGGTGACGATGGCGCGCCCCTGCTGACCCTGCCGCGCCTGGGCAAAGGCCATGTAGAGCGCCTGGCCCGACCGTCCGGCCGAGGCGGATTTGGGCAGGGCCACGGTCGCGCCGTTCTGCTCGGCCCAGGCCGCATTGAAGGCCAGCACCTGACCCGAGGCCCAGACCAGGGCCGCCGGTTCGGACAGGGCGTCCAGCATCTCGACCGCTGTATCGCCGCTGGGCGCACGGGCCGTCTCATTCCGGTTGAAGGCGAACAGGCCGATCAGGGCCACGGCCCCGGCGGCGAAGATCAGGATGAAGCCCGGCGCGCTGAACGGCTCGGCCCGAAACGCCGGATAGGCCATGGCCGCCACGACCACCACCATGCCGCACACCATGGCGACCAGCAACGGATCGATGAACGGCCGGGTCGTCGGCGAGGGATGCGATGTCTGCGAGACCGCCGCCTCGGCTGTCGTTTGGGCCAGGGCCATGGGACCTCACGCGCGAATCAGAGTTCGGATGATACGCCACATTTGGCACAGGTGCCCGGCACGACGAACCTCGACAGGCCAAGCGGCTGACGGCAGGCTCTGCCCCGTGCAAGCCGGGGATGTTCGATGACCATCAGCAAGACCGAAGCCTTGATTGCCGCCCGCATCGCCCTGGGCGAAGTCGCGGCGCTGGGTGGCGGGGACGCCGGCCCGACCGTCGATGCCGGTTTTCTGCGCCGACTGCTGCTGGGCCTTCCCTTCCCGGCCGCCGACCATGAGGCGGTCGCCGACCAGCATCCTGGCTATCCGATCCCCGCCGGAGAGGCACCCGTTCCGATCGCCGCGCCCGGCCTGCGGATATCCGGTGCCATCATTCGCGGCGTCCTGGACCTGTCGGACTGCATCGGACACGGCGGTCAGGGCCTGCCGGCCCTGGCGCTGGAGCATTGCCGGCTGGAAGGCGACGGCGGCGTCGATCCGGATGCTGTCGATGTGCGATTAAGCCTGGATGTGTCCCACGCCCGGCTGGCGCGATTGTCGCTGCGTGGCTCCCAGGCCGGATACATCCGTGGCCGCGAAGTCTCGATCGACGGCCCCCTGGACCTGGGCGGACTTGCTCCCCTGAACGAAGCGGCTCCGACATCACCCACCGATGATGATCTGTCGACTGTCCGGGCATGGTTCGATCGGGTGGCAGAGGCCGCCAGAGCCGAGCCCGCTTCCGTGCGCGAAGGCAAGGGCGCGCTCTTCCACG
The genomic region above belongs to Brevundimonas vitisensis and contains:
- a CDS encoding DUF885 domain-containing protein, which translates into the protein MFDRRRFLAVSIAASSFAASGQALAQTAPAATASSGDAALTAVMDKIVRQMLMTSPETLTSLGLDKGPAAVMKSRLDDRSLAKIEADKIEFNGLMAELNAIDRSTLSSASKIHYDSVKFFGDTAQEGQAFPYGGGLFPSPYTVSQLSGAYRSLPDFLDSQHTIETAEDAEAYLSRLSAMGTAFDQETERMLADFAAGAVPPDFVIDKTTVQMDAMLNADPAGMTLVTSVARRAADKGLEGDWAGRALAIVNETVLPALKRQRDTLAAQRPNATHDAGVWRLEGGDRYYGYGLKFFTTTDMTGEEVHQMGLEQVAELSARADVLLRAQGLTEGTVGQRIASIANLPGQVYSNTDEAKEQLIADLNVQMDACMARMPEYFGRLPKSACDIRRVPKDIEAGAPGGYYQGPALDGSRPGAYYINLRDTAEWPKFTLPTLTYHEAVPGHHFQIALQQENPDAPILMKVLGFSAYTEGWGLYSEQLADEIGMYANDPWGQIGAIQSLMFRAARLVVDSGLHYKRWSREQGIRYMVETLGDQESAVTTEVERYAVWPGQASSYKVGHSEWVRLREQAKATLGDRFDIKGFHDVGLAAGGVPLKVLEGVINDWVAAQA
- the cckA gene encoding cell cycle histidine kinase CckA encodes the protein MVCGMVVVVAAMAYPAFRAEPFSAPGFILIFAAGAVALIGLFAFNRNETARAPSGDTAVEMLDALSEPAALVWASGQVLAFNAAWAEQNGATVALPKSASAGRSGQALYMAFAQARQGQQGRAIVTVGEREIEVLIGQAGEGRFLVRAAPEVEVAVVPSAPVVSPSSGADGRAMAAGAPFGSCVIAHADLFAGRVEAPNAALGALTGPAHSRDAAFGHLFEPGGVTEARTKLAAGSSGPIELVARAHPDRMLHLYVAPEGEARRIWLFDVSSQKSMEVQLFQAQKMQAVGQLAGGVAHDFNNLLTTIQLQLSDLLERHPVGDPSYDGLNEIRQTAIRAADLVRKLLAFSRKSTVRRERLDLGELVGEFAVLLRRLLREDVRLETDYGRDLPVVLADKSQLETAVMNLAVNARDAMRGVVEPGAGVVTIRTRRLSPDEARSQGWMDAPVDIEVALIEVADTGPGVPPELLDKIFEPFFTTKAVNEGTGMGLATVYGIVQQAGGHIGVTNAETGGAVFRIFLPAAAEAELAEVAPVEVKIKAPRDLSGAGRILFVEDEPAVRKIAARLLRQRGYEVIEAGDGEEALVLAEEWAGRIDMLISDVIMPGLDGPSLLKKARPFLGDAPVMFISGYAESDFSDLLQDEAGVSFLPKPLDIKTLAERVKQQLRTA